A single genomic interval of Lewinellaceae bacterium harbors:
- a CDS encoding efflux RND transporter periplasmic adaptor subunit produces MTVNLKTASLFALLAISLSGCSGEGEASGAKPSDTPARTVETADVKPVQYREVVFASGKLSLEEEAKLSFKTGGIIKRLFVSEGQSVRQGQVLAELALEEISAQTQQARLGEQQAEINVDNAKLALRLAERDYQNAMGLYQDSVATLEQLQNAEVQLDNARNQLEAAQKGLAMQGEQVGVASFNLRYSKITAPANGIILKKLAETNELVGPGTPVLLFGSKEKAKVIKVNLTDKDIIHVRIGNEAEVHFDAYPGHTFKGQVQEVASMADPYTNTYEVEIAVVPEDKTLLSGFIGTVAIFTSSTSTLLQVPIDALIGADGSRGDVFVAENDTAVKTQVSIFKVEGEHLLIQRGLDSTDKVITSGVGYLEDKQPIMISQR; encoded by the coding sequence ATGACCGTCAATTTGAAAACCGCCTCCTTGTTTGCCCTGCTCGCCATCAGCCTTTCCGGCTGTAGCGGCGAAGGCGAAGCCTCTGGCGCCAAACCGTCTGACACGCCTGCCCGCACCGTCGAGACCGCCGATGTGAAGCCGGTGCAGTACCGCGAGGTCGTCTTCGCCAGCGGCAAGCTATCTCTGGAAGAAGAAGCCAAATTGAGTTTCAAGACCGGAGGCATCATCAAGCGCCTTTTCGTCAGCGAGGGGCAATCCGTTCGCCAGGGGCAGGTGCTCGCCGAACTCGCCCTCGAAGAGATCAGCGCCCAAACCCAGCAGGCCCGCCTGGGCGAACAACAGGCGGAAATCAATGTGGATAACGCCAAACTGGCCCTGCGCCTGGCCGAGCGGGATTACCAGAATGCCATGGGCCTGTACCAGGATAGCGTAGCTACCCTGGAGCAGCTCCAGAATGCCGAAGTGCAGCTCGACAACGCCCGCAACCAGCTCGAAGCTGCCCAAAAAGGGCTGGCCATGCAGGGAGAGCAGGTCGGTGTGGCCTCCTTCAACCTGCGCTATTCTAAAATAACCGCCCCCGCCAACGGCATCATCCTCAAAAAACTGGCGGAAACCAACGAACTGGTTGGCCCGGGAACTCCGGTTTTGCTATTCGGCTCTAAAGAAAAGGCCAAGGTCATCAAGGTCAACCTCACCGATAAAGACATCATCCACGTCCGGATTGGCAATGAGGCCGAGGTGCATTTCGACGCCTACCCGGGCCATACCTTTAAAGGGCAGGTTCAGGAGGTAGCCAGCATGGCCGATCCTTATACCAATACGTATGAAGTGGAAATAGCCGTCGTGCCAGAAGATAAAACCCTGCTATCCGGCTTTATCGGCACGGTGGCTATCTTCACCAGCAGCACTTCCACCCTGCTCCAGGTGCCCATCGATGCCCTCATCGGGGCCGACGGCAGCCGCGGCGACGTGTTTGTCGCCGAGAACGACACGGCTGTAAAAACCCAGGTCAGCATCTTTAAAGTGGAGGGCGAACACCTGCTCATCCAGCGCGGCCTGGACAGTACCGACAAGGTGATCACCAGCGGCGTGGGCTACCTGGAAGATAAACAGCCGATAATGATTAGCCAACGGTAA
- a CDS encoding TolC family protein, giving the protein MKRLIPTLGALIFLAFSAHAQEAPLKAYIHTALESNIALQRQGLSYEKSLAALEEAKALYFPRLSIQARYSVARGGRAFTIPIGDLMNPVYQNLNQINTLARATYPDYPTVPEYPMISNEEINFLRETEQETVLRLQMPIFNQAILQNQHIQHNLAEAEKVSVDIYRRELVKEVKAAYFNYAQAQQGVSILENALSLVQENLRTSESLQRNHKVTLDVVYSARAEVEGVEQQLAEAVKSEKTAKAYFNFLLNRNYDEEIELMPDEALFQSAISLEDARNLALRQREEFQQLNYYLAAQDRQIQLSKGSRLPQLNLQADYGIQGTRYEIKDDADFFMGSVVMSWNLFDRTTGAKVQQARIQRMETENRKEELRQQVGLQVVNAFYDLEAAQQLILRADAEAEAARQAFRLMNRKYTQGQANLVEYTSARTQLTNAEQKRSIARYDYQVKLAELERATATYSFE; this is encoded by the coding sequence ATGAAACGACTTATCCCGACATTGGGGGCATTGATCTTCCTGGCGTTTTCCGCCCATGCCCAGGAGGCGCCGCTGAAAGCTTACATCCATACTGCCCTGGAAAGCAACATCGCCCTGCAGCGGCAGGGGCTGTCCTATGAGAAGAGCCTGGCGGCCCTGGAAGAAGCCAAGGCCCTGTATTTCCCCCGGCTTTCTATTCAAGCCAGGTATTCCGTCGCCCGGGGAGGGCGTGCCTTTACCATTCCCATCGGCGACCTGATGAACCCGGTATACCAGAACCTGAACCAGATCAACACGCTGGCCCGGGCCACCTACCCGGATTATCCCACCGTGCCGGAATATCCGATGATCAGCAACGAAGAGATCAACTTTCTGCGCGAGACGGAGCAGGAAACAGTACTGCGCCTGCAGATGCCCATTTTCAACCAGGCCATCCTCCAAAACCAGCACATTCAGCACAACCTGGCCGAAGCGGAGAAAGTATCCGTGGATATTTACCGCCGCGAACTGGTGAAGGAAGTCAAGGCAGCCTATTTCAACTACGCCCAGGCACAGCAGGGCGTCAGCATCCTGGAAAATGCCCTGTCCCTGGTGCAGGAGAACCTGCGCACCAGCGAAAGCCTGCAACGCAACCACAAGGTAACCCTGGATGTCGTATACAGCGCCCGGGCCGAAGTAGAAGGCGTGGAACAACAGTTGGCCGAAGCAGTGAAAAGCGAAAAAACGGCAAAGGCTTATTTCAACTTTTTGCTCAACCGCAATTACGACGAAGAAATCGAACTGATGCCGGACGAGGCCCTCTTCCAATCTGCCATCAGCCTGGAGGATGCCCGCAACCTGGCCCTCCGGCAGCGCGAGGAATTTCAGCAACTCAATTATTACCTGGCGGCGCAGGACCGGCAGATACAACTCAGCAAAGGCAGCCGCCTGCCTCAGCTCAACCTGCAGGCCGACTACGGCATTCAGGGGACCCGCTACGAGATCAAAGATGATGCCGACTTCTTCATGGGTTCGGTGGTCATGAGCTGGAACCTGTTCGACCGCACAACCGGCGCCAAAGTCCAGCAGGCCAGGATACAAAGAATGGAAACCGAAAACCGCAAGGAAGAACTGCGCCAACAGGTTGGCCTCCAGGTGGTCAATGCTTTCTACGACCTGGAAGCTGCTCAGCAACTCATCCTGCGGGCGGATGCGGAGGCGGAGGCCGCCCGCCAGGCCTTTCGCCTGATGAACAGGAAGTACACCCAGGGGCAGGCCAACCTGGTGGAGTACACCAGCGCCCGCACCCAACTGACCAATGCCGAGCAGAAACGCTCCATCGCCCGCTACGATTATCAGGTTAAGCTCGCCGAATTGGAGCGGGCCACGGCCACCTATAGTTTTGAATAG
- a CDS encoding agmatine deiminase family protein gives MKCFLPVLFFLCAILPGGTQPVVYSRVPMPPPPPVRTMAEWEEVQAVVLTWDFSYSNILAEIVRHSRMECKVVIITYNQEMVSNILLDRNIPLDNVEFIPAFFDSLWIRDYGPWTVYHNDVDSLMLVDWIYDDTTRVRDDTLPRPVAAHFGLPLYEATAPPYDWIHAGGNNLQDGMGSLFSSELVLRTNPGKTREEIEAIAQAYLGVTPGRYFIMPVLPYDSIHHLDMHIRFLDEETILIGQYPEGVADGPQIEENVAYLRTLSTAFGNPYRIIRIPMPPDVLGRYPDEGGFYRTYTNGIFVNNTFFVPIYEEQYDTTALRIYQEQLPGYKIVGIDCDAIVDDFGAIHCIAKLVGASNPLRIAHARLRDTENAENPYPVEAIIQHRSGIAEATLNYRTVPDGPYTPVPMALEDEAAGLWTAAIPAQPAHTEVQYYLHAIAHSGKEQVRPPVAPKGYFRFRVLGPSGVKGGLEKTGGLALRIFPNPVSREARLRFTSFEGQQVQIELANQQGQVVWSAAERLPEGEWDVALPVGGLAAGVYHLSVIHAGRRMGRVLVVGR, from the coding sequence ATGAAATGTTTTTTACCCGTCCTGTTTTTTCTGTGCGCTATTCTACCTGGCGGAACGCAACCAGTGGTTTATTCCAGGGTTCCCATGCCGCCGCCGCCGCCCGTGCGCACCATGGCCGAGTGGGAAGAAGTACAGGCCGTAGTGCTCACCTGGGATTTTTCCTACTCCAACATCCTGGCGGAGATCGTGCGGCACAGCCGGATGGAATGCAAGGTTGTCATCATCACCTACAACCAGGAGATGGTGAGCAACATCCTGCTGGATAGGAATATACCACTCGATAACGTAGAATTCATCCCCGCTTTTTTCGATTCCTTATGGATACGGGATTACGGCCCCTGGACGGTGTACCACAACGACGTCGACAGCCTGATGCTGGTCGACTGGATTTACGACGACACGACCCGGGTTCGGGACGACACCCTGCCCCGTCCGGTGGCCGCTCATTTCGGCTTGCCCCTTTACGAAGCTACAGCGCCCCCTTACGATTGGATACATGCCGGCGGCAACAACCTGCAGGATGGCATGGGTTCGCTGTTTTCTTCCGAACTGGTACTGCGCACCAACCCCGGGAAAACGAGAGAAGAGATCGAGGCCATCGCTCAGGCCTACCTTGGCGTCACCCCTGGCCGCTACTTCATTATGCCCGTCCTGCCCTACGATTCGATCCACCACCTCGATATGCATATCCGGTTTCTGGATGAAGAGACGATCCTCATCGGGCAATACCCGGAAGGAGTGGCCGACGGGCCGCAGATCGAGGAAAATGTGGCGTACCTCCGCACGCTGTCCACCGCCTTTGGCAACCCCTACCGGATCATCCGCATCCCGATGCCGCCCGATGTCCTGGGGCGGTATCCCGACGAGGGAGGCTTTTACCGGACCTACACCAACGGCATTTTCGTCAACAATACTTTTTTCGTCCCGATCTACGAAGAACAGTACGACACCACTGCGCTGCGCATCTACCAGGAACAATTGCCGGGCTACAAAATTGTGGGCATTGATTGCGACGCCATCGTCGACGATTTCGGCGCCATCCACTGCATCGCCAAACTGGTCGGCGCATCCAACCCGCTGCGCATCGCTCACGCCCGCCTCAGAGATACGGAAAATGCGGAAAATCCTTACCCGGTGGAAGCCATTATCCAGCACCGAAGCGGCATCGCCGAAGCCACCCTCAACTACCGCACTGTGCCGGACGGGCCCTACACGCCCGTTCCCATGGCCCTGGAAGACGAAGCCGCCGGCTTATGGACAGCCGCCATCCCGGCCCAGCCGGCTCATACGGAAGTGCAGTATTACCTCCACGCCATTGCCCATTCCGGCAAGGAGCAAGTGCGTCCGCCGGTAGCCCCGAAGGGGTATTTTCGATTTCGGGTGCTGGGGCCCTCGGGGGTGAAGGGTGGTTTGGAGAAAACGGGCGGGTTGGCCCTGCGCATTTTCCCCAACCCGGTGAGCCGGGAGGCGCGGTTGCGCTTTACCAGTTTTGAAGGGCAGCAGGTTCAAATTGAACTGGCCAACCAGCAGGGGCAGGTGGTTTGGTCGGCAGCCGAGCGGCTGCCGGAGGGGGAGTGGGATGTGGCGCTGCCGGTGGGCGGCCTGGCTGCGGGGGTGTATCATTTGTCGGTTATCCATGCGGGCAGGCGGATGGGGAGGGTGTTGGTGGTGGGGAGGTGA
- a CDS encoding adenylate/guanylate cyclase domain-containing protein: protein MKQLLSNKRKSQILKIFWITVAWIIIAGFQFLISYSLARLLKCDFGDFKPIYFLKGALLTGLLAGIIGGTAVVFVWEKWLRNKKYGTALFNMFWSYCIIFVLVAIPTGLYFHSQELGLPFYDLKVIETMTIHFFGLDQLQNFIIWLSIVLITLIALQVNDKYGPGVFRSFLLGKYFHAKREERIFMFLDLRSSTTIAERLGEERYFHFIKNVFKDVTPAILNARGEIYQYVGDEIVISWPMNNGIKDANCLQCFFEIQLALRRQNSFYKENYDGLQPEFKAGLHYGFVMAGEVGVVKRDIAYSGDVLNTTARIQSMCNELGVNVLLSQFLLDKLALRSHLFNPKRIGEMLLRGKEEKVTLYTV, encoded by the coding sequence ATGAAACAACTCCTTTCCAACAAACGGAAAAGCCAAATCCTAAAAATATTTTGGATCACTGTTGCCTGGATCATTATTGCTGGATTTCAGTTTTTAATTAGCTACTCTTTGGCAAGGCTATTGAAATGTGACTTTGGGGATTTTAAGCCGATTTATTTCTTAAAAGGCGCGCTCTTAACAGGCTTATTGGCCGGTATTATTGGTGGAACTGCAGTGGTTTTTGTTTGGGAAAAATGGCTGAGGAACAAAAAATATGGAACGGCTTTATTCAATATGTTTTGGTCTTATTGTATAATTTTTGTTTTGGTGGCGATCCCAACTGGTTTATACTTTCACAGCCAGGAATTGGGACTTCCTTTTTATGATCTAAAGGTTATCGAAACGATGACTATACATTTTTTTGGACTAGATCAACTACAAAATTTTATCATTTGGTTAAGTATTGTATTGATTACTTTGATTGCGCTACAGGTAAATGATAAATATGGCCCCGGAGTTTTTCGCTCTTTTCTGTTGGGAAAATATTTTCATGCCAAAAGAGAGGAACGCATATTTATGTTTCTCGATTTGAGATCTTCTACTACCATTGCCGAAAGGCTAGGGGAGGAGCGTTATTTTCATTTTATAAAAAATGTTTTTAAAGATGTAACCCCCGCTATCCTAAATGCCAGAGGAGAGATTTATCAATATGTTGGCGATGAGATTGTGATCAGTTGGCCAATGAACAATGGAATAAAAGATGCCAATTGCCTTCAGTGTTTTTTTGAAATTCAATTGGCCCTTCGTCGGCAAAATTCTTTTTATAAAGAAAACTATGATGGCCTTCAACCAGAGTTTAAAGCCGGGCTGCATTATGGATTTGTGATGGCTGGAGAAGTTGGGGTGGTTAAACGCGATATCGCTTATTCTGGAGATGTGCTCAATACCACCGCCCGAATTCAGTCCATGTGCAATGAACTGGGAGTCAATGTTTTGTTGTCTCAGTTTTTACTGGATAAATTGGCTTTGAGGTCGCATTTGTTTAATCCAAAAAGGATTGGAGAAATGTTGTTGCGAGGGAAGGAGGAGAAGGTGACTTTGTATACGGTGTGA